The Enterobacter mori genomic interval GGGATCGCGGTAGATCTGACCTCGGCGGGTATGCGTGTCGAAATGGGCTCCCTGACCACGCTGTTTGGCGGTGGCGTCAGTTTTGATGTGCCTGAAGGGCAGGATTTGGGCCAGCCGGTTGCAGAGAAAACGGCGTTCAGACTCTTTGACGATCAAAAAAGTATTCAGGATGCGCTGTATACCGACCATATCGACTATCTGATGTTCTTTAAGGATTCGGTACGTGGCCTGCAGCCGGGGGCTCCCGTTGAGTTCCGGGGAATTCGTCTCGGTACGGTTGGGCAAGTGCCGTTCTTTGTACCAGGACTCAAGCAGATGCTGGATGATGATTACCGCATTCCGGTCCTCATCCGTATCGAACCCGAGCGTCTGATCAATCAGATTGGTGAAAACCAGGACATCGGTGAACATATTACCGATCTCATGAACCGTGGCCTGCGCGGCTCGCTGAAAACCGGTAACCTCGTCACCGGTGCGCTGTATGTGGATATGGATTTCTATCCTAAAGCGCCGCCGATTACCGGTATACGTGAATTCGGTGGCTATAAAATTATCCCTACGGTCAGCAGCGGTCTGGCGCAAATCCAGCAGCGTCTGATGGAGACCCTGGATAAGATTAACAATCTGCCACTGAATCCGATGATTGAAGCCGCAACGGGATCGTTGCATCAGAGTCAGGCTACAATGCAACGTCTGCAGACCACGCTGGATAATATTAACAAGCTTACCGCAAGCCAGAGCATGCAGCAGCTGCCGCAGGATATGCAGAAGACACTGCGTGAACTCAACCGCAGTATGCAGGGCTTCCAGCCGGGTTCAGCGGCGTACAACAAGATGGTGGCCGACATGCAACGTCTTGATCAGGTCTTACGTGAACTGCAGCCGGTGCTGAAAACGCTCAATGAGAAGAGCAACGCACTGGTGTTCGAAGCGAAAGATAAAAAGGATCCTGAGCCGAAGAGGGCTAAACAATGAAAAAATGGCTAGCGATTGCAGGAGCGATGGTACTAACAGCCTGTAGCTCGGGTAGTGATAACAAAAGCTACTATCAGTTACCGCTGACGACCCAGGTTGGAACGCAGAGCACCGCCTCGCAGGGCAACCGCCTGTTATGGGTGGAGCAGGTAGCGGTGCCGGATTATCTGGCGGGTAACGGCGTGGTGTATCAAACCAGCGATGTTCAGTACGTGATTGCCAACAATAACCTGTGGGCCAGCCCGCTGGACCAGCAGCTGCGCAATACGCTGGTGGCGAATCTCAGCAGCCAGCTTCCCGGCTGGGTTGTCGCGTCGCAGCCGCTGGGAAGCGACCAGGACACGCTTAACGTCAACGTGACGGGTTTCCACGGCCGGTATGATGGCGTTATCGTGGTGAGTGGAGAGTGGCTGTTGAATCATCAGGGACAGCTGATTAAGCGTCCGTTCCATCTGGAAATGAAGCAGCAAAAAGATGGATACGATGAGATGGTGAAAGTGCTTGCCCAGGGCTGGGCACAGGAGTCTGCGAGTATCGCCAGAGAGATTTCCAGACTGCCATAAGTAAAATTCATCGACAAAAGCCGCCGTCAGATATTCGCTGATTGCGGCTTTTTTTTCGTTTTGGCTTCAGGTTGTTACTTGTGCTGCATCACATTTTTTGTACAAATGATCTTCTGCTTAGCTCACAAATATGACACCCGTATGAATTTTGAACGTTGACGCTGAGCCTAATTCGGGTTATTCGTTAACTGTGCTTGCACACTTTGCAATCACTGTTTTCTTTCCACCAGACAAAAGAATGAGGGAAACGAGGCATGAAGAGACAGAAACGAGATCGCCTGGAAAGGGCTCATCAACGTGGTTATCAGGCTGGCATCGCCGGACGTTCTAAAGAAATGTGTCCCTATCAGACTTTGAACCAAAGGTCTCAATGGTTAGGGGGCTGGCGAGAAGCCATCGGAGACAGGGCAGTACTTGCTTGATAGCGTCTCTTTAAAAAAGAAACCTCCGCAGAGCGGAGGTTTCGCCTTTCTGAAGCAGCTAAAAGCTGGGCTTAGAAAGCAGAGGTATCCTGGAACAGACCCACTTTCAGATCGTTCGCAGTATAAATCAGACGACCATCTACCAGCACTTCACCATCCGCCAGGCCCATGATCAGACGACGGTTAACGATGCGCTTGAAGTGGATACGGTAGGTCACTTTCTTCGCGGTAGGCAGTACCTGACCGGTGAATTTCACTTCACCCACGCCCAGCGCGCGGCCTTTGCCTTCGCCACCGAGCCAGCCCAGATAGAAGCCAACCAGCTGCCACATCGCATCGAGGCCCAGGCAGCCCGGCATTACCGGATCGCCAATAAAGTGGCAACCGAAGAACCACAGGTCCGGGTTGATATCGAGTTCTGCTTCTACGTAACCCTTATCGAAGTTACCGCCGGTTTCGGTCATTTTCACGACACGGTCCATCATCAGCATGCTTGGGGCCGGTAACTGTGGGCCTTTAGCGCCAAACAATTCACCACGACCAGAGGCAAGAAGGTCTTCTTTTGTATAGGATTCGCGTTTATCTACCATGTTCTCAGTAAGCCTTATTTTAGTGAAGGACGCAGGATAGCTAACACGTGTACGCTGAACAAGTCCGATCAGTTCGAACTAAACCAACTTAACCAGCGTAACGGCCAGGGATAACGATGACGAGCATCCGGCTGTGTTGCCTGAGCAATGCGCTCCTGAATGGTCTGCATCAGAGTAGTTTGACCCTCGCCATCCCATACCAGGTTTGTCAGTAAGGGTAGTGCATCCTCAATGCCTTCGATGGCCCACAGGGTGAATTGTTCCTGTTCCACCGCATCAAGCAGTGCCTGGCTCAGGCTCAAATGGCGCGCGTTTGGCGCAGGGATAATAACGCCCTGTTTGCCGTTTAGCCCACGCTGCTGACAAATGGAGAAGAAACCTTCGATTTTTTCGTTCAGACCACCGACTGGCTGGGCGCGGCCAAATTGATCCACGGAGCCCGTAATGGCGATGTTCTGATTAATCGGGACTTCCGCCAGGGCGCTGATTAAGGCGCAAAGCTCGGCCATTGAGGCGCTATCGCCATCGACTTCACTGTAGGACTGCTCGAACGTCAGGGACGCAGAGAAGGGGATCTGCTGCTCAAGCTGCAGCTCGGACATCAGGAAAGCCTGCATGATCATCATGCCTTTAGCATGAATGTTTCCACCCAGCTCCGCTTTCCGCTCAATATCCGTAAATTCACCGTCGCCAATGTGAACAACACAGCTGATACGGGAAGGTTCGCCGAAAGCACGAGGGTGACCGGGAAACTCAATCACGGACAAGGCGTTAATCTGACCGATTCGTTCGCCTTCGGTCTCGACCAGAATCTGTTCCAGCAGGATTTCATCCTGCATGCGGTCCGCAAGATAGCCTTCGCGCCACTCCCGCTGGGCAAGCATCTGAGTCAATTGTTCGCCTGTGAAAACGCCTTGGCCGCTGATCACACCCACTTCACGCAGCTGTTTGCCGATCCAGAGTGGGCAAAGCGGCAGGGTTTCCTGGTCTCCGGTATAGCGAACCGCCTCACGGATAAGACCTGACCACGCGTCAGCGGCAGGAGTTGGCAGAGCAAAGCGTTTTGCCACCGCCATTACCCACTGGCACCACTGCGCCATATCATCCGCATCGGCAATTTGAATGTTGTCTTCGTATTCGCTGTAAACCGCCTGATCCGCCAGCTCTGGCTCCATTTCCTGGAAGTCGGCCAGAGATTCACGATCGCCCGTCAGCACAACGGTTAAAGAGAGCGGCATTGACGGGATGGATACAGGCAGAGGGCGAGACTCGTCATAGCCTATCCAGTCGAAGCGCTGCTGGCTAACGATCGTTTTCAGACGCATCCACAGCAGCGGTTGCGACATCAGGGTGCGCAGAGAAATAATAAGTACGCCGCCATTTGCGCGATGCACCAGCCCAGGCTGCAGGGAGAGCTCACCGTTAAACTGACGAAGACAACCAAACAGTTGTTCTGCTTCGACCCAGTTTGCGGTAACCACTTCGCCCTGCGCTGCAAAACGGTCATCAGCCTGCGTAGCGGGGGCGAAAGTGACATCATGCCCTGTGATACGATACTCGCCGCCGAAAACAGCATTCGCTTCCGGTTTAAGCTCGCGCATGGCATCACCCAGAAGCGTCAAATACTCGGCTTCTTCCGGGGCTTTGAGCAGCATGAAGGGAGATGTCGCCCATGGGCTTAACACCTGCTCCAGTGCGTAATGCAAACGCGGTTGTGTATCGCTAAGTATGAATTCGTGTTCTTGTGCGAGGTCTGGCTGTGCAAACAGTTCCTGATAGCTCTCGGTATCCGGAACCAGGTCACGCCATGCTAGTTTCGTAATGGTCAAAGTTGATGTTTTTTAGTCAGATGTAAAACCGTGGAGTATACCGTAAGCGGGGGGCTCTTCCCAAGCAGGATTGGGGATTTCGGTGAGTGAATCTCAAGCGATGTTTCACAGGATATGATTTCTTTTCAGCAGATTGCCAAAAAACTGATATTCTGAACAGAGTTACGTGGTAACACTGAGATCGCAATGAAATATCAACAACTGGAAAATCTCGAAAGCGGCTGGAAATGGAAGTACCTGGTCAAAAAGCACCGTGAAGGGGAGCTGATCACCTGCTACATCGAAGCCAGCGCTGCGCAAGAGGCCGTGGATATTTTGCTGACCCTCGAAAATGAACCGGTACAGGTGAATAGCTGGATTGAGAAGCATATTAATCCCGCCCTGTTAAACCGGATGAAGCAAACTATCCGTGCACGGCGAAAACGGCATTTTAATGCTGAGCATCAGCACACCCGTAAAAAATCAATCGACCTGGAGTTTATGGTCTGGCAGCGTCTGGCGGGGCTAGCGCAACGGCGAGGGAAAACGCTGTCGGAGACCGTGGTACAACTGATTGAAGATGCCGAGCATAAAGAGAAGTATGCCAGCCAGATGTCCACGCTGAAGAACGATCTTCAGGCTTTGCTGGGTAAAAAGTAGTTTCTTATTTTTCTTCAGACAATAAAAAACCCCGCATGGCGGGGTTTTTTTATAAGACGATAACTTATGCCGCAGGCTGAGTTACAACGTCTTTGATACCTTTAACTTCGATCTCAACGCGACGATCTGGTGCCAGGCAGTCGATCAGTGCAGCGCGAGCTTTCACGTTGTCACAGGTAGAACCGGTCACTGGGTTAGATTCGCCCATACCACGTGGGGAGATCTTGTTAGCTGGGATACCTTTAGATACCAGGTAATCAACTACAGACTGAGCACGTTTCTCAGACAGTTTCTGGTTGTAAGCGTCAGAACCGATACGGTCGGTGAAGCCCAGAACCACTACAGAACCATCTTTAGGATCCAGGTTGCTCAGCTGGGTGTACAGCTGATCCAGTGCCTGCTGACCTTCTGGTTTCAGGGTAGCTTTGTTGAAGTTGAACAGAACGTCAGACTTCAGAGTGAAGTGCTTGGTCTGTACTTCTGGAGCTGGAGCCGGAGCTGGAGCTACGATTGGTGCAGCATCTTCCTGCTGACCGAAACGGTAAGAAACACCAACGCTCAGCATGCCGTTGTCTGGACGAACGCCAACGGTAGCACCGTCACCAATGTTGTTAACCCACTGGTATTCCAGACGGGTAGCGATATCACGGGTCATAGCCCACTCAACGCCACCAGCGAATACTGGGGAAACACCGGTGTCATGGTCGTCGCCAGCGATGCTGTTGCTGGAGTCTGCACGCCATACCATGCCGCCCAGACGGGTGTACACGTCCAGATCGTCAGTTACTGGGTAACCCAGTTTAGCGGTGAGCTGTACGCCTTGAGCTTTAAAAGCGCCGTTTACGTTGTCGCCTTTGTATGGCATACGACCTAACCAGTCGTAACCCATTTCAAAACCAACATACGGGTTAACCTGATAGCCACCGAACGCGCCTGCACCCAGCTGGCTCTCGTGAGTCGGGCCATCGTTGTTCAGGCTGCTGTTGTACCAGCCGGTGTCATGGAACTGAGACCAGCCCAGTTTACCACCTGCATACCAGGTATTATCTTTCGGAGCGGCCTGCGCTACGGTAGCGAAGCCAGCCAGTGCCACTGCAATCGCGATAGCTGTCTTTTTCATTTTTTGCGCCTCGTTATCATCCAAAATTTGCCATGAAGATCTCTGCAGAGAAATCACGGTTAAATCCTTCACCGGGGGGCGTGGTCAAATATAAATCTACCGATATCTTCGGCTTAGGCCGAGCACCCCTGGCGATGTAAAGTCTACAACGTAGATGAAAACTTACAAGTGTGAAGTCTGTCAGGCATATGAAAAAAAAAGTTCCGTATACCTAATATTTAACATTTTTTGAACGAAAATTGTGCAGCAAAATTAACGAGAACCGCTCCAGACAAGCCTTGCCGAAGATTTGACGCGTTGAACTATTTCTGCATCTTATGGTCGAAAAAAATTCCAGGAAAAGTCCTAATTTCACTCAATGATACAAATTTGAGTGAATTTTTAGCCCGGAATGTTGTCCTCTGCGATAAGAATCTGCACGAACCGGTCGCATAATAAACCCCATCGCGTGACCTTCTTCCGCTGCTTCCGTCAGTCTCAGGTGTTCCTCTTCCGACAGTTCATCAGGCAGCCATCCGATCACCACACTGTAATTCCCTGTACGTAAGGCCCGGATCATTGAATCTACCGTATCGCAGGGTGAGAGTTGGTTAATCTGCATCACTTTCGCCAGCGGCAGGCCCGCAGACTGAACCCACTCGCGGCTCAATTTTTGTTGTGGCGTCAGCCAAAGCTGCCAGCGTGATTGCTGACCAAGCTGCTGCAACAGCGGCAGTAATAAGAGTTGCGTCAACAGAGGCTGGTCTTCACGATAAACCACTTCACTGATAAGCCCTGTAGAATCACGCCCGACGGATTTCTGCGCGACATTGCCAGCGGTAGAAGAGAGAGATGTTGAGCGATTTGCATAGCCTGAAGTGTACATATTCATTCCAGCCCTGTAGTTACTGTATGGATATACAGTAACCCCTGTATGCATAAAGATCAACCTCATTTTCGGAAAGAGACTCGCAAATTTCACCCATTCTTGGTGCGCCATAAAAAATCATCTTGCCCTCCAGCAATAAGTTGCCTATTTTCCTGCTAACGGATCCGTTAGTGATAAATATCGTTGTTAATAATTGATTTTTAATGGAATTATCATGAAAAAGATATCTTATGAGCGGATTTATAAATCGCAGGAATACCTCTCACCGTTAGGCGAAATTCATCATCGGGCGCTATTTGGTGGGTACACCCTGGCGGTGGATAATGCGGTGTTCGCGATGGTGTCGGAGGGTGAACTCTACCTCCGAGCCTGTGAAGAAAGTGCCAGGTATTGTGTCAAAAACGCCTCTTCGTTTCTGACGCTAATGAAACGAGGCCGTCCCGTCCTGCTTAATTACTATCGGGTGGACGACGGGCTTTGGCAGGACAGGGACAAATTGCTCCAGCTTTCCTCCTTTGCTCTCGACGCGGCAAGGAAAGAGCGCTGCCAGCGCCATCAGCGCAACCGGCTAAAAGATCTTCCGAATCTGACCTTTCAACTTGAGGTGCTGCTTTTAGAAGCAGGCATCACTAATGAGGAAACCTTACGGGAACTGGGTGCCAGGAAATGCTGGCTGAAGATGAGGTCCAAAAACAAGGCCTT includes:
- a CDS encoding Lon protease family protein, which codes for MTITKLAWRDLVPDTESYQELFAQPDLAQEHEFILSDTQPRLHYALEQVLSPWATSPFMLLKAPEEAEYLTLLGDAMRELKPEANAVFGGEYRITGHDVTFAPATQADDRFAAQGEVVTANWVEAEQLFGCLRQFNGELSLQPGLVHRANGGVLIISLRTLMSQPLLWMRLKTIVSQQRFDWIGYDESRPLPVSIPSMPLSLTVVLTGDRESLADFQEMEPELADQAVYSEYEDNIQIADADDMAQWCQWVMAVAKRFALPTPAADAWSGLIREAVRYTGDQETLPLCPLWIGKQLREVGVISGQGVFTGEQLTQMLAQREWREGYLADRMQDEILLEQILVETEGERIGQINALSVIEFPGHPRAFGEPSRISCVVHIGDGEFTDIERKAELGGNIHAKGMMIMQAFLMSELQLEQQIPFSASLTFEQSYSEVDGDSASMAELCALISALAEVPINQNIAITGSVDQFGRAQPVGGLNEKIEGFFSICQQRGLNGKQGVIIPAPNARHLSLSQALLDAVEQEQFTLWAIEGIEDALPLLTNLVWDGEGQTTLMQTIQERIAQATQPDARHRYPWPLRWLSWFSSN
- the matP gene encoding macrodomain Ter protein MatP, with amino-acid sequence MKYQQLENLESGWKWKYLVKKHREGELITCYIEASAAQEAVDILLTLENEPVQVNSWIEKHINPALLNRMKQTIRARRKRHFNAEHQHTRKKSIDLEFMVWQRLAGLAQRRGKTLSETVVQLIEDAEHKEKYASQMSTLKNDLQALLGKK
- the rmf gene encoding ribosome modulation factor; this encodes MKRQKRDRLERAHQRGYQAGIAGRSKEMCPYQTLNQRSQWLGGWREAIGDRAVLA
- a CDS encoding TfoX/Sxy family DNA transformation protein, with product MKKISYERIYKSQEYLSPLGEIHHRALFGGYTLAVDNAVFAMVSEGELYLRACEESARYCVKNASSFLTLMKRGRPVLLNYYRVDDGLWQDRDKLLQLSSFALDAARKERCQRHQRNRLKDLPNLTFQLEVLLLEAGITNEETLRELGARKCWLKMRSKNKALSIKVLFALEGAIEGLHEAALPADIRRELTEWFNALPESQEHHSSR
- the pqiB gene encoding intermembrane transport protein PqiB; amino-acid sequence: MENKSGEAKVQKVKNWSPVWIFPIVTALIGAWILFYHYSHQGPEVTLITTNAEGIEGGKTTIKSRSVDVGVVESATLTDDLTHVEIKARLNSGMEKLLHGDSVFWVVKPQVGREGISGLGTLLSGAYIELQPGKKGSQPEQYELLDSPPLAPPDAKGIRVILDSKKAGQLSPGDPVLFRGYRVGSVETSTFDPQKRTISYQLFINAPNDRLVTSNVRFWKDSGIAVDLTSAGMRVEMGSLTTLFGGGVSFDVPEGQDLGQPVAEKTAFRLFDDQKSIQDALYTDHIDYLMFFKDSVRGLQPGAPVEFRGIRLGTVGQVPFFVPGLKQMLDDDYRIPVLIRIEPERLINQIGENQDIGEHITDLMNRGLRGSLKTGNLVTGALYVDMDFYPKAPPITGIREFGGYKIIPTVSSGLAQIQQRLMETLDKINNLPLNPMIEAATGSLHQSQATMQRLQTTLDNINKLTASQSMQQLPQDMQKTLRELNRSMQGFQPGSAAYNKMVADMQRLDQVLRELQPVLKTLNEKSNALVFEAKDKKDPEPKRAKQ
- the ompA gene encoding porin OmpA, which translates into the protein MKKTAIAIAVALAGFATVAQAAPKDNTWYAGGKLGWSQFHDTGWYNSSLNNDGPTHESQLGAGAFGGYQVNPYVGFEMGYDWLGRMPYKGDNVNGAFKAQGVQLTAKLGYPVTDDLDVYTRLGGMVWRADSSNSIAGDDHDTGVSPVFAGGVEWAMTRDIATRLEYQWVNNIGDGATVGVRPDNGMLSVGVSYRFGQQEDAAPIVAPAPAPAPEVQTKHFTLKSDVLFNFNKATLKPEGQQALDQLYTQLSNLDPKDGSVVVLGFTDRIGSDAYNQKLSEKRAQSVVDYLVSKGIPANKISPRGMGESNPVTGSTCDNVKARAALIDCLAPDRRVEIEVKGIKDVVTQPAA
- the pqiC gene encoding membrane integrity-associated transporter subunit PqiC, coding for MKKWLAIAGAMVLTACSSGSDNKSYYQLPLTTQVGTQSTASQGNRLLWVEQVAVPDYLAGNGVVYQTSDVQYVIANNNLWASPLDQQLRNTLVANLSSQLPGWVVASQPLGSDQDTLNVNVTGFHGRYDGVIVVSGEWLLNHQGQLIKRPFHLEMKQQKDGYDEMVKVLAQGWAQESASIAREISRLP
- the fabA gene encoding bifunctional 3-hydroxydecanoyl-ACP dehydratase/trans-2-decenoyl-ACP isomerase codes for the protein MVDKRESYTKEDLLASGRGELFGAKGPQLPAPSMLMMDRVVKMTETGGNFDKGYVEAELDINPDLWFFGCHFIGDPVMPGCLGLDAMWQLVGFYLGWLGGEGKGRALGVGEVKFTGQVLPTAKKVTYRIHFKRIVNRRLIMGLADGEVLVDGRLIYTANDLKVGLFQDTSAF
- the sulA gene encoding SOS-induced cell division inhibitor SulA, translated to MYTSGYANRSTSLSSTAGNVAQKSVGRDSTGLISEVVYREDQPLLTQLLLLPLLQQLGQQSRWQLWLTPQQKLSREWVQSAGLPLAKVMQINQLSPCDTVDSMIRALRTGNYSVVIGWLPDELSEEEHLRLTEAAEEGHAMGFIMRPVRADSYRRGQHSGLKIHSNLYH